The DNA region TGAGTTTAAAAGACATTTCATGGACGGGCATAATCGGCCAGTCTTCTGTACGAACCATATGAGTAGTGCCCATGGTGTACCACAATACAACATCTTCTCCCATTAAAGACTCGTCATTTTCAACATAAGAGGGTAAGCCCTGTTGAGGACGACCTTGATTAGGATAGTCTCCTGCTCCATAGAGTTCATCTTGATCGTATTGTGTCATCCACACATGATGATTGGTAAAACCTGCTACTGCGCGACCTTCAGCTTCCTCAGAGAGCTGACTGAAAGCGTTTTCTCCAGGCATAAGCATATAGGCTGTTGGTTCACCCAGATAGTTTTCTTGTTCGGTACTGTGGATCATCCACATGCGACTGCTGGTGACATCTACATCTCGAACAGCGTTTAGCTCAGATTCTAACATCCTTTCCTCCATGACAAAAGCATTACCTAAGTCAGAAGTAACAGGGACCGCGCTCATCTCCATGGGCATATTCATCTTACCATCGACGTCTAAATCGAGACGGAAGTTAAAAAAGTGTTGGTGATTAACTCCAATCAAATTAGGCGCTATCAGGCTTCCATAATCATCACTTGCTGTCAGAGAGTCTACATCCGTCGCTCTAGTGCCCTTCGCTAGAACAATCCCGGTTAAATCAACTTCAGTCTTGAGAGTGCCATCCTGTTGGAATACCCAATTTACCGCATAGTCGTAATTGCCAATGGTAGTAATGAACCGCAATACTAACTCTCGACCACGACGAGCTTCAACTTGTTCTGTCAGCTCAAAGTCAAAGTGTGACCAGAGCAAACCTCCTTGGCGTTCATAAATAGCACCTGCTCCCTCCCAGAGATAGGGTTCACCTAAATCATCGGCAAAAGTAGCATCTAACAATAAAGCATTTTCGGGCACATCACGACCTACTTCCATTTGATAAGTTAGGCGACCTAAGCTATATTCTCCTACATCTAAAGCACTGCGAACCGACCAGTTAGGATCCGGATCGCCGTAGGGTACAAAAATTTCTGACAGAGAGCCGCGATGAAGAATGGGGCGGAGTGTATCTCCATCTTGGTAGTCGACTTGATGTAGAACAATTCCGGTGCGAGGATCGATTGAATAACGGAATTTCCAGTTATCCCAAGTGATTTCATTGCCTTCTATTTCGTAGCTACTTCCTTCTGGTTCAATAATTTCTAGAGGGGGTTGGGAATCGCGCAAGTCAACTTCATCGGCTGCAAAGCCCGCTTCTCCAGCGATGGGAATATTACCTGAGTCGACTACGTCTAGAACTTCGTTTCTCGTCAAATCAACCGTGACTTGTAAACCCTCTATTGGTCGTCCGTAGAAATTGATATCGTCGCCAATTACGTAAGGAATTCCCCTGATTAAGCGAGAACCCGTGGCTCTTTCGGTTTCGCTCAGTCTTCCTGGCGCCCAACCGGTAAAATAAACGTCATCTGGCTCTAATCCTCGCCGGGAGAGTGCTTCTTGTACTTCGGGATCGGCAAATACTAATTCTTCTAAGGTTTCATAATCGACCGGATCGAGTAACTGGACAAATACATCGGGGACAGCTCTCCAATTGAGTATTCTTTCTGTGGTTAAATCTACCACAGCCTCGTAGGTAGTATTCGCTTCAGCATCAAAAACAATGACAAAAGCGCGTCGGTTAATATCGGTATTTTGCGAAAGGTGATTTTCTAACTTTCTTTTGCTTGGTTCATGTAAGGCTATGCGTGGGAAAAATGTAGCTTCGCTCAGTGATTGTTCTTGGCGTATAATCTCTAGACTCATCTCTATTTCCGTTGCTGTGAGAGGATCTAAGGGATGAACCGAAGAGTTTTCTTCCCTGGGGGAATCTTCAGTTTCATTATTAGTATTTGAATGATGTTGATGTGACATACTTTATTATAGTAAAATTGCTATAATCCTAGCATTTAATCCTAATTTTCTTTCACTTCGTACCATAACAATTGTCTTTAACTCTAAGGGATAATCACGCCTTTAAATTGTTTAACCAGGTTGTCAATCGCTTGCTGTAATTGTTTTTCTGTGGGCGTTTTAGGTTCTACTACAGGAGAGGGTTGGGGAGGGTTTTTAGGTTCTACTACAGGAAGAGCTTGGGGAGGAGTTTTAGGTTCTATTACAGGAGAGAAAGAGACTAAGTCATTTTTTTTTTCCTGTTCAGTATTGGCAACTTCTAGAGTTACCTTAATAGAACGACCAAAGGTTTGAGAAAATGCGGCTTCTAAATTGGCAATTTTCCCTTTGTGTAGTTTAAGTAACTTTTCCGAACTAATACCAACCCGAGCGATCGCCCCATCAAAGTTAATTAAGACACCCTGTTGAATCAATAAAGCCCGAGTAGTGGGGGGTTCGAGATTTTGGAGAATTTTCTGCCAAGTCTCAGAATTAGAGTAAGATTCTGCTTTGACACTGGTTGAGTTTTGACTGGCGTAACTTCTAGCGATCTCATCAGCACGTTCGTTTCCTTCATTACCTTGGTGTCCCCGCACGTGTTCCCAGGTGACGTTAAGTTGACTATTGAGGAGATCTAGCCTTTGCCATAAATCCTGATTGACTACGGGCTTTTTAGCACTAGTTTGCCAATTATTTTTTTTCCAACCGTTGATCCACTGAGTAATCCCCTTTATTACATACTCACTATCTGTATACAGAATAACTGGATCTTTATATTCTGTTTGTTCCAAATAATCTAAAGCCGCGATCGCCCCAGATAATTCCATGCGTTGATTAGTAGTATTATGTTCATGACCCCCTGATTCAGCTAGTACTCCTTGAGGAGAGTAGACTACATAAGCCCAACCCCCTGGTCCTGGATTACCCAAACAAGAACCATCGGTATAGATAGCTTTAATCGATTTTTCTGTTGTTGTAGAGGGTGTTGGGGGTGCAACTTCTACCTTAGGAGTCTCAGGAATTATTGAAGGGATAACTGCTTCTACCTTAGGTATTAATCCCAAGAGAGTCGCTTCCAACCAAAGATAGGGTTGAGTGGTATTTTTGATTTGAATTTCGCTCTGTTTGAGATATTGTTGAGCTTTTAAAATCTCAGCCACGCTCCATTGTGGGGTTAATTCTAATAATTTTTGCCAAGTTTGGGGAGTTACAGTCACCAATTCTAGTTGTTGAGGACCGGTTTTAGCAATCAACAGATTGAGATAAAAACTCGCTAAATTTTGCAGAACGATTAAGGGTTCAAGTCCCCGATTGAGCAACTCACGACATTTTTGTAAGATACTTACAGGTGTTCCTGTAGCGATCGCCTGGAGTAGATCGATTAAATCCTGTTCCGGTGTAGCTCCCACCAAATCCCAAATCCGTTCACTGGTAATTTCCCCTGAGAATAAACTGAGTTGATCTAATAAGCTTTGAGCGTCCCTGAGTCCACCGTTGGCTAGTTGAGCGACCAAAGTAATTGCTTCTGTAGATATCTCAATTTTTTCTTCTCTGGCTATTTTTTCCAGATGAGTTACCATCGCCCCTATCGAAATACGTCGGTAGTCGAAACGTTGACAGCGAGAGATGATAGTGGGTAAAACTTTTTGAGGATCCGTCGTAGCGAGGACGAACACCACAGAGGGAGGAGGTTCTTCTAGGGTTTTAAGAAGAGCGTTAAAAGCCGCGGTACTCAACATATGACACTCATCGATCACGTAGACTTTGTAACGATATTTTAGGGGAGAAAATTGAGCGCGTTCGATAATTTCCCGGATGTTATCTACCCCCGTATTAGAAGCTGCGTCTATTTCAATGACATCTAAAGCACTTCCTCGGGCGATCGCCATACACATCTCGCACTTACCGCAGGGTTGGGGAGTCGGTTGAGTACCACTGACACAGTTGAGGGATTTTGCTAAAATTCTAGCCGAAGAAGTTTTGCCTGTGCCTCTAGGACCGGTAAACAAGTAAGCAGGGGCAATCCTTGCCAGAGTAATGGCGTTAGCTAAGGTAGTGGCGATCGCCTCTTGACCGACTAATTCAGCGAAGGTTTGAGGGCGATATTTATGATGAAGAGGTTCGTAGGACATCGCATTTAAAGGATACAATAGAGGCATTATTGGCATAACTCCATCTTGCCATCGAATCTTAATAATTTAAAGTTCACTAAGGAATTTTGAGAATGCTACGGCAAATCTGGCAATGGCTTAAGCGGTTTTTAATGAGACTATTCGGTTTAAATAGGTCAATTTCCCATCACTATAGACCATCTACAGAATCTTTAAAACCCTTAAGTGATACAGATTACGAATTTTTACTCAGTCAGCTTTTAGAGGGAGTCAAATACGGTTGGGATCAAAAACGCATTCTCAAATTTTTTACTCAGTTAGAAAATCGCACTACTCAACAAGAATGGATCAATTGGCTACAACGCTTCGGTGCTAAAGTTCTCGCTTCCCCCGCTTCTAATCAAGAGCTGGGAATCAGAATGGTCCGTTTGGGACAATTAACAGAGTTTTTACCCTTTTTGCGCCGATTTGGACAAGAATCTTATCAAATAGGTCAGCAAATCTTGAACCGAAGTCAAAAAACTCAAATTTGGCAGTACTCTCAACCAGAAACACCACCACCACCACCACAGGAAGAAGAATTAGAACCAATCACACCGGGAATGTCCCTGACACCGGATCAGTTACTAGCTCGTCTATACAAGGATCCCGCCTTAGCAGACACTATCGCTCAACAATTGGGGTTAGAAGGGTCAAATCCAGAACAGGTAGTCACTGCTTTGGTAAATCAAATGATTGAACTGCAAAACAAAACCCAATCTAACAATTCCCACTCGGAAAACACTTGGCTAGAAAAAGGACTCGAACAGGTTAACCAGGGGGATTTAGCAGGGGCGATCGCCTCCTGGGACCAGGCTATAGCTATTAATCCCAATTTTGTTCAAGCTTGGTACAATCGAGGGGGCGCCTTAGGCAGCATGGGTAGACTCGAAGAAGCCAAAACCAGTTTTGAACGGGTGGTAGAATTAGCCCCGAGTGATTATGTCGCTTGGAATAGCCTCGGTAGTACCCTCTACAAGTTAGAACTGTGGGAAAAAGCGATCGCCGCTTGGGATCAAGTAATTGCCCTCAAATCCGATTATTATCAAGCTTGGTACAATCGCGCTTGTGCTTTAGAACACCTGGGGCGATTACCCGAATCTCTCGATAGTTACCAAAAGGCTATAGATATTAAACCCGATTTCTCCCTCGCCCAATCTCGTTTAAATCAACTCAGAAATCAAATATCAGATTCAAAACTCTAAATTTCAAATAATCTTAAGCTGCGATCGCCTAAAAAAGAACTGAATCAAAATCCCATGGTAATTTACAGATTGTTACTCGTTCTATTTATTAATGTTTCTAAGTATCTTAAAATTCTTTGATTTTCTATGATCAATTCTCGAATATCTGCACTGTGTGAATCGGTAAGCCGACCAACCGCGATTGTTTGCTGAAATTGATTTTTGTCTGTAATCCTTTCTTCCCTTTCTTTGGATAAAGCGTTGGTCAAAGCTTCTATCGCTTTGGCATTGGAAGCAATCAGCTGTTTAATTTCCTCATCGGTCATGATTTATCCTCTTAAGAAATACTACTTTGGGATACAACAATCATACCAAGAACACCAGCAAATATTAAATACGCAAGGGTTGGTAGAATCACCTGACGCAGTACAATTCCCTCCCGTCCCATTAGTCCTACCGTTGCTACAGCCGGGACGATATTGCTGATGGCGATCATATTTCCTGCTGCTGCTCCCACCACTTGTAAAGCTACAATAAGCGCTGTAGATGCCCCAATTTCTTTAGCCACTCCAAACTGCATCAAAGAGAACATTATGTTGCTTACTGTAACACTTCCAGATACAAAACTGCCCACTGTGCCAATCACAGGAGCAAAAAGTGGCCAGATTGAACCAGATAGCCTAGAAACGCCATCTGCTAAAGTTAGAGGCATACTAGCTAGTTCTGGGTTAGCACCATCAGAGTTAATGAAAACCATGGCCATGGGCACAGAGGCACCAATGGCTAAAGCCGTTCCCACTATAGCAGAACCCGCGCCTGAAATCGCTCGTTGGACTTGATCTACCCTAACACCATGCAAGAAACAAGTGATAATCGCCACCAAAACAAAAATAGTTGCCGGAAGATACAAAGGCTGAGAATTGAAGCTAATCTCTGTGCCAAAAACATTATTAAAAGAAATTTGCACCGACTCGAGCCAGCTACGGAAGGGGAAAGCTTGAGAACGAGAAAGATACAAAAAGAAACCTAAAAGTACGTAGGGTGCCCAAGCTAGTACTGCTGTTATCCGAGCCGGAGCTGGGGTAATCTCGGTGTTAATATTACCCGTCCAAGCGGGTGACCATTCAGAGCGATCGGGAAAATCCCACGTCTCTTTTGGGATCAAAAATCCTGCCCTAGTCGCAGGGATAACGATGACCATAGCGACTAAACTACCCAAGAGCGAAGGAAAAGCAGGTCCCAAAAAAATAGCCGTGAGTACATAGGGAATAGTAAAAGCCAATCCAGAAAAGAGCGCGAATCCAGCGATCGACCAACCATCTTTCCAAGACTTAGCCTTACCAAAATTAGCGGTTATCATCATCACCAAGACTAGAGGGACAAACACCCCAATCACCCCTTGAAATAGCGCGGTTTTACTACCAATCAGGTTTATATATTCAGAGAAACTTAAGCCCAGTCGATTAATCTCCCCTATAACCGCTTTATTTCCCTCTAAACCATTATTAACGCCTATGATAAAGGGCGTCCCCACCGCACCAAAAGAAGAAGGAGTAGATTGCACGATCAAAGCTGCTATCACCGCCGCCATCGCAGGAAAGCCAATCGCCACCATCAGAGGCACACAAATCACCGCCGCACTGCCAAAACCCGATGCTCCCTCAATAAAACTACCCAAAAACCAGGCAATAATAATCAATTGAACCCGGCGATCGCGGGAAATCCCTATGAGGCGTTCGCGAATTTTGCTAATCCCCCCCGACTCTTGCATAATATTCAACAATAGAATAGCCCCAAAAACTATATAGACAATCTCCAGGGTGAGGACGAGTCCTTGAAAAGTCGCCGCTGCAACTTGAGGTAGGGACACCTTCCATACTACTATTGCTAGTATAGCATTGACTATATAGGTTACAAACATCGCCTGACTAGCGGGACGATTAGCTACTACCAAGAGGAAAAAAGCCGTCAGAATTGGTAGGAATGCTAAGAATGAGAAGAGAGCTAGTTGCATGGCTTATATTTTACTTCGTTTTCCAGGAGACGTCCTTGCTCAAAATCTGTAATATTACCTAGAGTAGTATTGGCGATACTTTCTAGAGCATTGGAGGTAAAAAATCCCTGATGAGCTGTAATTACCACATTAGAAAATGATTGCAGTAATTGAAAAGTATCATCTTGAATAATCGAATCAGACCAGTCTTGGAAAAACAGAGCCTCTTCCTCCTCGTAGACATCGATACCCAGAGAGCCAATTTGGTGAGATTTAATACCCTCGATCGCGGCTTCTGTATCAATTAAACCACCTCGGCTAGTATTAATTAGCATCACACCGGGTTTCATTTTCTCGATAGTATCTGGGTTGATAATGTAGTGAGTTGCGGGAACTAACGGGCAATGTAGAGAAATAATATCTGAACTACTAAGTAACTCAGGTAGTGTAGTATAACGAGCATTATCCCCAATAGACTCAAATTTATCGTTAGGAAAAGGATCGAAAGCTAACAAGGAA from Gloeocapsa sp. PCC 73106 includes:
- a CDS encoding primary-amine oxidase; translation: MSHQHHSNTNNETEDSPREENSSVHPLDPLTATEIEMSLEIIRQEQSLSEATFFPRIALHEPSKRKLENHLSQNTDINRRAFVIVFDAEANTTYEAVVDLTTERILNWRAVPDVFVQLLDPVDYETLEELVFADPEVQEALSRRGLEPDDVYFTGWAPGRLSETERATGSRLIRGIPYVIGDDINFYGRPIEGLQVTVDLTRNEVLDVVDSGNIPIAGEAGFAADEVDLRDSQPPLEIIEPEGSSYEIEGNEITWDNWKFRYSIDPRTGIVLHQVDYQDGDTLRPILHRGSLSEIFVPYGDPDPNWSVRSALDVGEYSLGRLTYQMEVGRDVPENALLLDATFADDLGEPYLWEGAGAIYERQGGLLWSHFDFELTEQVEARRGRELVLRFITTIGNYDYAVNWVFQQDGTLKTEVDLTGIVLAKGTRATDVDSLTASDDYGSLIAPNLIGVNHQHFFNFRLDLDVDGKMNMPMEMSAVPVTSDLGNAFVMEERMLESELNAVRDVDVTSSRMWMIHSTEQENYLGEPTAYMLMPGENAFSQLSEEAEGRAVAGFTNHHVWMTQYDQDELYGAGDYPNQGRPQQGLPSYVENDESLMGEDVVLWYTMGTTHMVRTEDWPIMPVHEMSFKLKPWNFFDRNPALDIPPNPSLE
- a CDS encoding DNA polymerase III subunit gamma/tau, whose protein sequence is MSYEPLHHKYRPQTFAELVGQEAIATTLANAITLARIAPAYLFTGPRGTGKTSSARILAKSLNCVSGTQPTPQPCGKCEMCMAIARGSALDVIEIDAASNTGVDNIREIIERAQFSPLKYRYKVYVIDECHMLSTAAFNALLKTLEEPPPSVVFVLATTDPQKVLPTIISRCQRFDYRRISIGAMVTHLEKIAREEKIEISTEAITLVAQLANGGLRDAQSLLDQLSLFSGEITSERIWDLVGATPEQDLIDLLQAIATGTPVSILQKCRELLNRGLEPLIVLQNLASFYLNLLIAKTGPQQLELVTVTPQTWQKLLELTPQWSVAEILKAQQYLKQSEIQIKNTTQPYLWLEATLLGLIPKVEAVIPSIIPETPKVEVAPPTPSTTTEKSIKAIYTDGSCLGNPGPGGWAYVVYSPQGVLAESGGHEHNTTNQRMELSGAIAALDYLEQTEYKDPVILYTDSEYVIKGITQWINGWKKNNWQTSAKKPVVNQDLWQRLDLLNSQLNVTWEHVRGHQGNEGNERADEIARSYASQNSTSVKAESYSNSETWQKILQNLEPPTTRALLIQQGVLINFDGAIARVGISSEKLLKLHKGKIANLEAAFSQTFGRSIKVTLEVANTEQEKKNDLVSFSPVIEPKTPPQALPVVEPKNPPQPSPVVEPKTPTEKQLQQAIDNLVKQFKGVIIP
- a CDS encoding tetratricopeptide repeat protein; this encodes MLRQIWQWLKRFLMRLFGLNRSISHHYRPSTESLKPLSDTDYEFLLSQLLEGVKYGWDQKRILKFFTQLENRTTQQEWINWLQRFGAKVLASPASNQELGIRMVRLGQLTEFLPFLRRFGQESYQIGQQILNRSQKTQIWQYSQPETPPPPPQEEELEPITPGMSLTPDQLLARLYKDPALADTIAQQLGLEGSNPEQVVTALVNQMIELQNKTQSNNSHSENTWLEKGLEQVNQGDLAGAIASWDQAIAINPNFVQAWYNRGGALGSMGRLEEAKTSFERVVELAPSDYVAWNSLGSTLYKLELWEKAIAAWDQVIALKSDYYQAWYNRACALEHLGRLPESLDSYQKAIDIKPDFSLAQSRLNQLRNQISDSKL
- a CDS encoding L-lactate permease; translation: MQLALFSFLAFLPILTAFFLLVVANRPASQAMFVTYIVNAILAIVVWKVSLPQVAAATFQGLVLTLEIVYIVFGAILLLNIMQESGGISKIRERLIGISRDRRVQLIIIAWFLGSFIEGASGFGSAAVICVPLMVAIGFPAMAAVIAALIVQSTPSSFGAVGTPFIIGVNNGLEGNKAVIGEINRLGLSFSEYINLIGSKTALFQGVIGVFVPLVLVMMITANFGKAKSWKDGWSIAGFALFSGLAFTIPYVLTAIFLGPAFPSLLGSLVAMVIVIPATRAGFLIPKETWDFPDRSEWSPAWTGNINTEITPAPARITAVLAWAPYVLLGFFLYLSRSQAFPFRSWLESVQISFNNVFGTEISFNSQPLYLPATIFVLVAIITCFLHGVRVDQVQRAISGAGSAIVGTALAIGASVPMAMVFINSDGANPELASMPLTLADGVSRLSGSIWPLFAPVIGTVGSFVSGSVTVSNIMFSLMQFGVAKEIGASTALIVALQVVGAAAGNMIAISNIVPAVATVGLMGREGIVLRQVILPTLAYLIFAGVLGMIVVSQSSIS
- a CDS encoding 2-hydroxyacid dehydrogenase; amino-acid sequence: MKVAFFSSKAYDRQSFTEVNVNYNHELKFFEALLDSETATLAAGFPVVCMFVNDIANAATLEVLAKQGTRLLALRSAGFNTVDLKRADELGIKVVHVPAYSPYAVAELAVGLILMLNRKLHRAYNRVRDGNFTLDGLLGFDLHGCTVGIIGTGKIGMVFARIMEGFGCSLLAFDPFPNDKFESIGDNARYTTLPELLSSSDIISLHCPLVPATHYIINPDTIEKMKPGVMLINTSRGGLIDTEAAIEGIKSHQIGSLGIDVYEEEEALFFQDWSDSIIQDDTFQLLQSFSNVVITAHQGFFTSNALESIANTTLGNITDFEQGRLLENEVKYKPCN